The genomic region TCTTCTAGCATCAGCATAGCCTTGGGCGTAATCTGGTTTATATGCCCAATAACCTATGCTTGTCCGTACATAAGTTAAATTGCGCCTAAATTCCCGAGAAATTGTAGACTTGTATACCCCGACTTCTTTGGCAATCTGATTCTGATTAAAGCCAGCCTTCCAAAGTGCCAGGATTTGACATCGTTTTAGATAATTTAGATGCGTATGACCCACGAGCAATCCCTTTTTTTAATATTATTGACAGCGTGCACAAATATAAATACTGCCTAATAATTAATCAAAGGTTGCATTTCAAAATTGAATCAAAGGTTCACGAATCCAACTGATAAATACATATAAGGTTCTCACGTGCTTAATTTTGAACTTTCTATACGCCCAATTCTTTAAGTTGTGCGTATAATTTTAATACGATAGGTCAATCTATTTAGCAAAAATAAATGTACCTGTATTCCCACCATTATGCGTAACGATTGAATGTCCCGTTCCTGAAAGAATTGATTGTCCAACACTATCATTATTTTCTACAATCTCAACCTTGATTTCAGAATATCTATCAGGTGCTTGAATCATAGTTGCAAGAAAATTAGTTTTTATTTGGATTTCGCAAGGAGTTACCTGATTTGAAATATTCGTTATGACAGAGTTTTTATTAGAAACTGTCATGAATGAGCCGCCAAATGGCACTACTTTATTTGGATCTTTTGAGGTAATTTTTAAAATATATGCTTTCATAGCATGGTTAGAAAATTTATCTGCATAAACTATATTTATTGAAGATAATGAGAAGAAAAACAATAATATTGCTTTAATAAAAGTATTTTTCATGTTATTTCCCTTTGCAAATCAAACTAAACTGATAAAAATCTGATAGAGGATACGGTTATGAAACTATTGTCTTTTAGCGGTTACTAGCATTTCATACAAGTGACCAGAGACAGATGAAATTTGGATACGTCTTTCTTGATTTGGCGCTAGAATAAATTCAGGCTTAGAATGTATTTTTTCTTCTCCATTTTTATACTGAACATCACAATTCATTGCAATGGCGTCTTTAATCCCGGGTGCTGAAATATCTCTAGCAATTAATTCTAGGCTGAGACTATTTGTTCCATTTGTATTAGCTACAAAAATTGATGCCACTTGATTAGCCCGACTGCGAATACGCGGGCTTGAAACAAGCTTACCATCGATCAATATCTTTGATGTAATATCAAAAATACTTTTTTCACCCGTAATCCCACTTGTCATGGCTATTACTATTCCTCCAGTGAATAGTAAAATTGCGCTGAATGCGGTTATCAAAAAGGAACGTTTAATTGTTTTGGATTTCATAGCTAAAAACCTTCTTTTTAAAGTGGAATTTGTTAAATTAGTAAAAATTATATTTTTAGGTTCAGTGCAGATCATTCCTAGCAAAAGGTCACCATATTCATTTATGTTTGCACGTGTTCGTGTGCAAGTTTTCATATCACAAAAAATTTCCATTTCAAGTTCCAGTCTACGATGAAGGTAATATGACCATGGCACGAAAAATAATAATGCCTTCACTAAAAGCGAAAATAATTTCCACAAAGAATCATTTTGTTCCAAATGAATTTTTTCATGAATTATACTCATTTGTATTTCTCGAGGTGTCCATCTTTTTTCTGCGTCTAATGGGAAATAAATTTTTGCAAAGGGAAGACCAAAACTTAAGGGACTTTGAATGCGTTCAGTAAGATAAACGGTTTGTCCGTTGATCGTTGATAATAATGATTTTGATAATTGTACCTTCGCAGTTAAATATGAAAATAAAATACGAGAAAGCATTATTGCAAAACCAATCATATATGCGACAAATAAATAAATTAATCCATTGAATTGCGAGGAGGTCAATATATTGGGTACAATTTGAACCAATGTGTGATTCATTATTGCACTGGGCAGATTGACTTCAAGCGTTTTCCACGAAAATAATTTAAAAACGCTAAAAATAAATGGCGCTAACCCGATCAGCATTACACCAATTTTAATAAACTTAAGTTTTTGTTCTACAGAAGTATTTGCAAAATCCAAAACTCGAATTAAAAATATAATGAACAGACTCAAGCCTGACAATGAAATCAGAAAAAGAAAATATGAAAAGTAATTCATTCCTAATCACTGAGTAACTTTTTCAGAGATTCTATTTCTGAGTCGTTGAGTTGTTCATTCTCAACTAAGTTCAAAACCAACTTACCTGGAGAGCCACCAAAGAGACGTTTAGCTACCCTTTTCATTTCCGTTAAAATAAATTTCTTCTGCTGAAGAATGGGAAGATACGAAAACGCTTTTCCTACTTTTTGATGTTTGATGTATCCCTTTTTCTCCATGGTTTGAACGAGAGTGAGAAGAGATGTATAGGCAGGTTGGGGTGTTCTTTTAAGGCAATCTAAAATATCAGAAACCTTAAGGGGAGCTCGCTCCCAAAGTACGTACATTACTTCTAGTTCATTCTCTGTTAAGCCTGGTTGTCTCGGTCTTGGCATAATAAATATCTCTAATCTACTAATTAGATAGTAGATTAGAGATATGGAAAATAAAATGCAACTAGTTAATTAGTAAATATCGCACTTGGCTTGAAATTCACCGTAAGTGCTCAGTGATGTTTCAAGATAAGTGCAACTACCTTTTTATTACATGACCTCATTTCTCAATCCATCTTGCGTGGTGACCGTATCCAGGGTTTTACGGGGCAATTATTCGAACGGAATTGAAAGTATCCTCGCTTTATCTTTTGATTTACACTGTACTACTTCGTAAATAAATAACTTCTATGCAAATGAAACCTATTGAAGAGCAAGAAATTATCAGTCTCATGAAAACTTATTATGGAATTGATATTCAAGCTGTGCAATTTATCTCAGGTGGAGCTGATATCAATGCATGTGTGTATAAAGCAGATGCAAAATCGACATCTTATTTTATAAAATTTAAACAGGGTGATCATGATGAAGTTAATTTATCGATTATCCGTCTCCTTCATGATTCTGGCATAAAGGAAATTATTCTCCCTATCCTTACCCTCGAAGGGAAATTATATCAACAGGTAAATCACTTTCATGTCATTAGCTCCCCTTTCATCCCTGCGCCCAATGGTTTTATTAAAAATTTAACTGAAAAACAGTGGAAACAGCTTGGACAAGCTTTACATCAAATTCATGCAACGTTTGTTCCCATTCAGATTAAGCAACAATTAAGAAAAGAAAATTACTCACCTAAATGGCGCGAAATGGTTAAATCTTTATATAATAAAATTGGATCTGATATAACAGATGATAAAATTACTAGCGATTTCAAATCTTATTTGAAACAAAATCTTAGCATCATTCATCAATTAGTGGAAACTGCTGAAGCGCTATCACACAAAATTCGTCCTAATTTTGATACTTATGTGCTGTGCCACGCAGATATTCATGCAGGCAACGTTTTAGTCGCTGCGGATGAATCTATTTATATTATTGATTGGGATGAACCCATATTGGCTCCTAAAGAACGTGACTTGATGTTCATTGGTGGCGGTGTTGGTAATGTATGGAATAAATCGGATGAAATTCACTATTTTTATCAAGGTTATCAAAAGACAAATATCGATCAAACTATTTTGTCTTATTACAGATGCGAACGCATTGTCGAGGATATCGCACAATTTGCGGAAGCCTTACTTGCACGCGATCAAGACATCCAATCGCGACTTGAAATGTTTGGGCATTTCAAAAGTATGTTTAATCCGGATGGCGTTGTCGAAATTGCTTTTGCCCCATACAGAACCGAATAAATCATATTTTTGAATGAGGCGAGCCCGCCAATAGGTGTAGATGCTTTTTTACCCCATCATACTTATCTCCATGCTATCACCTGTCTTAGTTATGAATGCCACCTCCAGTAGCATTGGATGGATCGTCGTATAGGCTAAACCAAATGTTATTTATGTCTAGCCCTTGAAGATTTGGTTTGAAGTAACTTCTTCAAATCACCTTCGCTTTATCATTTTAATTCTTAAGCGGACCTTTATTATTTTGGATAAACATCCGTTCTATCTGGGAGGGCACTTGTATAATACTGACCGTTATTTGTTAAAGCGTAAGTCATATTTTCATCAGGAAATTGACTACCGATGACATGAAGATTTTCATTCACGCAAGTAAATAATTCTGGGCCATATTCTTTAGCTAAATAATGACCGTAATTATGTGCTTCACAGCCATCTGTATGAGTTGCTTTAAATATTCTTTTCTTCACGATCTGACAGTGATGACGATCACCGTAACCCACACCAAAGGTTACTAAAAAGGTTAATGTTTTATGGTCCTTATTATGGAATACCGTGGTATGAAGAATATTATCTTCAGTCTGATTAAACGTACCCCCTGCAAACCCCTCAATAGATAAATTCAATAAAATTAAAGTAAACATTGCCAGCAAATAACTCTTTTTTCGTTTCATAACCACCTCAGATTAGGAATTTAAGCTGGTAGTATGATATTTTTAATCTATGATACAATATCCTATCAATCACATCTCATATGATCTATTTTCATAAATGAAAGAATTAAATAATAATCGTATTAGCGAAATGGAAATTTTTTCTCATGTCGTAGATAGTGGGAATTTTTCGGAAGCCGCCCGACGTTTACACATGGACCCTTCCTCAGTCAGTAAAATTATTTTGCGATTAGAAACAAGATTAGGCGTACGGCTAATGCATCGTACCACTCGCAAAGTCGTTTTAACGGAAGAAGGCGAACATTTCTATCATAAAGTGATTCGTATTCTCGCAGATATTAAAGAAGCTGAAGCATCGCTTAAATCTCAGCCAAAAGGGAAAGTTCGTATTACTTGCTCCATTCCTTTTGCTTTACATCAATTGATTCCTGTTTTAGCAGAATTCACCCACTTGCATCCAAATATTGAAATTATATTATTAACAACTGACGTCGTGGTGGATTTGCTTGTGGAACGTTGTGATATCGCAGTTAGGATTGGAAAATTACCTGATTCATCTTTAAAGATGCGCAAACTTGCAGAAAGTAAAATGATATTAGTAGCCTCACCAAAATATTTGAAACATTACGGTACGCCACAAAAACTTGAAGATCTTAAAAAACATATTTGTCTCAATTTTTATGGTCATCCTGAATTAAATCGTTGGCCTTTTAAAAACAAAAAAGCAACTTGGGAATGGGATGCTAAAGATTCCTTTAGCGCAGATAACGGCGAGAGCATTGCTAAAATGGTGTTGTCAGGCGGAGGTATAGCACGGCTTTCTGCATTTATGATAAGAGAAAATATCACACAAGGTAAACTTATCCCTCTTCTTGAAAATCATCGATACGATGAAGAACAATCCATCTACTTGTTACACCCAGGCCATGTGTCGGCCCGTGTTAAATGTGTCATTGAATTTATTTTTAATAAATTGGGTGACAAACACTTTACTTAAAATAGAGTCAATAATACAAATTCATTAGTTATATAATAGTTAAGAACGATTAATTGGATACGGTATATCTCAAATTCGCTGACACATACCGCATCTCAATTTTTGAATAACTTTTTAGTGCTTGTCAGAGTATCT from Gammaproteobacteria bacterium harbors:
- a CDS encoding M56 family metallopeptidase, whose translation is MNYFSYFLFLISLSGLSLFIIFLIRVLDFANTSVEQKLKFIKIGVMLIGLAPFIFSVFKLFSWKTLEVNLPSAIMNHTLVQIVPNILTSSQFNGLIYLFVAYMIGFAIMLSRILFSYLTAKVQLSKSLLSTINGQTVYLTERIQSPLSFGLPFAKIYFPLDAEKRWTPREIQMSIIHEKIHLEQNDSLWKLFSLLVKALLFFVPWSYYLHRRLELEMEIFCDMKTCTRTRANINEYGDLLLGMICTEPKNIIFTNLTNSTLKRRFLAMKSKTIKRSFLITAFSAILLFTGGIVIAMTSGITGEKSIFDITSKILIDGKLVSSPRIRSRANQVASIFVANTNGTNSLSLELIARDISAPGIKDAIAMNCDVQYKNGEEKIHSKPEFILAPNQERRIQISSVSGHLYEMLVTAKRQ
- a CDS encoding BlaI/MecI/CopY family transcriptional regulator, whose translation is MPRPRQPGLTENELEVMYVLWERAPLKVSDILDCLKRTPQPAYTSLLTLVQTMEKKGYIKHQKVGKAFSYLPILQQKKFILTEMKRVAKRLFGGSPGKLVLNLVENEQLNDSEIESLKKLLSD
- a CDS encoding aminoglycoside phosphotransferase family protein; this encodes MQMKPIEEQEIISLMKTYYGIDIQAVQFISGGADINACVYKADAKSTSYFIKFKQGDHDEVNLSIIRLLHDSGIKEIILPILTLEGKLYQQVNHFHVISSPFIPAPNGFIKNLTEKQWKQLGQALHQIHATFVPIQIKQQLRKENYSPKWREMVKSLYNKIGSDITDDKITSDFKSYLKQNLSIIHQLVETAEALSHKIRPNFDTYVLCHADIHAGNVLVAADESIYIIDWDEPILAPKERDLMFIGGGVGNVWNKSDEIHYFYQGYQKTNIDQTILSYYRCERIVEDIAQFAEALLARDQDIQSRLEMFGHFKSMFNPDGVVEIAFAPYRTE
- a CDS encoding LysR family transcriptional regulator, with amino-acid sequence MKELNNNRISEMEIFSHVVDSGNFSEAARRLHMDPSSVSKIILRLETRLGVRLMHRTTRKVVLTEEGEHFYHKVIRILADIKEAEASLKSQPKGKVRITCSIPFALHQLIPVLAEFTHLHPNIEIILLTTDVVVDLLVERCDIAVRIGKLPDSSLKMRKLAESKMILVASPKYLKHYGTPQKLEDLKKHICLNFYGHPELNRWPFKNKKATWEWDAKDSFSADNGESIAKMVLSGGGIARLSAFMIRENITQGKLIPLLENHRYDEEQSIYLLHPGHVSARVKCVIEFIFNKLGDKHFT